Within Citrus sinensis cultivar Valencia sweet orange chromosome 1, DVS_A1.0, whole genome shotgun sequence, the genomic segment CCCGAAAATGTATGTATGTTAGTTTAAACCCGCATGGTCCCATAGACCATCGGGTTTCATTTTTAATGTATGGATAAATACACATTTAGTCTCCATAGTTTGAACTAATTATCTAgttaatctttatatttttaaaaattatctaatGGTCTTTGTTATATACTTGTTTCggttaaaattcatttttttaaaaaaagagcaTGGACAGAGCTCTAGTTCAATTTTAACCTcctatttcttttaaagatttGAACTTAGGTcgatttttctaaattttgaaagttaCTAAGTCACACCCTTGGGTgcccattaaaatttatttaattatttttcttttatgatatgttagacattttttttttaattctagtTTATATAAGACAAAACTACTACTTTACCCTAGAGAAATTAGATCCTACAACTAGGAAAGGAACAACACAGATATTTTGAGTaggttttaaaaatataaatattaattacgTAATAACTCAAACTGCAGACGTTAAAGGAACACTCACCCTTAGGCCTTAACATGTGCATCaacttacatttttttttccctatctTTTAAACAATCATTGATATCTTGTAGCAGTAACAAGTTATAAGTTATAAGTATAATATGCAACGTATTGTCATTCTCAggactttatttaatttatttattttaagaagcaaaaacaaatattaagtATGAGGGAAGTCTTGTCTTTTGACAAGTGTGTGTGTCTTGTCTTTTGACAAGTAAATTCTGGTCTCCTTTTGTTATTTCTCTACTGTCTACGGATTCgatccttttctttctttaatccATGGCCAACACAAGTAATACTTCGGAATCTGAGATGAGCAACATCTGTGCGCGCCTGCAACTTGACGAGGAGGAGGAGGGTGGTTTGATTGTGGCTGGAGAGGAGATTGATGATCCTGGGGATATCCGTCTTGATTCCAAATTCTGCCTTGTGGGAAGATTTCTCACGGACAAAGTAGTGAACTTTATTGCCATGAAAAATACTATGGCTTCGTTATGGCGTCCTGGGCGTGGTGTTTGTATTAAGGATTTATCTCCCACGCTTTTTCTCTTCCAGTTCTTTCATGAAATTGATGTGAGGAGGGTTCTTGAATCTGGTCCCTGGACCTTTGATCAGCATATTCTTATAATTCGGAGACTTGGGGTATACGAACAACCGCAGAATATCCCTCTTTTCCACACATATTTCTGGGTTCAAGTGTATAATCTGCCTCTTGGATTTCAGTCCGAGAAAATATTACAGAGTATTGGCAACTTTATTGGTGAATTTTTGGCATCTGATGAACATAATCTTACAGGAGTATGGCGTAATTACATGAGGCTGAGGGTTTCGATTGATGTTAGGAAACCCCTTAAACGACGAATGCGCCTCAAAAGAGCGGGTGGGGAGTGGTTATGGGTAGACTTCAAGTATGAGCGACTgcacaatttttgttttatctgtgGCATTTTAGGACACACTGATAAAAATTGCCCCTCAATATATGAAACTGATGCTACCCCTGTTATTAAACCTTATGGCCCTTGGATGAAGGCTCCCAATCGGAGAAGCTCGATGAACACCGGTGACCGTTGGCTCAGATCGGGAGTGTTGGAGATAGATGAGGTGAAATTTGGTAATCCCTCAACTTCCGCTGTTGAAATGGCAGTTGACTTGGAAAATGGCGTGAATCATGGGACAGCTTGTCACGGAGACCTTGGGAAGGAAAGTGCTCAAGTCACAATGAATTCTAATATTCTTGTAACAGGCTGTAAGTCAATGCGTGTAGATGGAATTGAAGAGGAACTAATAGCTAATCATTCGATGCTTGTGAAGGAAACTGATGTAGAGTATAATTCTGCATTAATTTTAGTTGATGCAAAACGGAGAAGATCAGGAGGTGGGCCTCCTATCAACTTGAATTTAGAAGAGCATGCTGATACTGAGATAATGGAGATGAGTGAGCACTCAAAAATGGACCAGTGGTGGGCCCTGTATTCCAGGCCCACCGACACCAATGAGTTGTTTAAGTTGGAACTGCCGTGGGTTGGGCCAACCACGGTCAGTTCAAGCTCTTGTTGAGTTGGTCCAGAATAAAAGAccggattttattttcttgattgAGACATTGTGTTACAGAGATAAGTTAGAAAGCATCAAAATTAGATTAGGTTTTGAGGGTCTGTTTGTGGTGGATAGAAAGGGCCGTAGTGGTGGGCTTGCTATGTTCTggaaaaatagttttaaagttaatttattgAAGTTTGGGCGTAATTTTATAGACTTTGCAGTTGAGGATAGTGAAAGGGGCAACTGGAGACTTACTGGTTTCTACGGGTTTCCCGAGTCATTTCGCAGACATGATTCTTGGAATCTTCTCTGGTATTTAGCTTCTACTTCGTCGTTACCATGGGTCTGTCTAGGGGACTTCAATGACCTCCTCAATTTCTTAGAGAAGCGCGGCTCTCATGCTCACCCGCAGTGGAAGATAAATGGTTTCAGGGCTGCACTTTCTGATTCGGGCCTCATTGATTTGGGTATGGATGGTTACCAGTTCACGTGGGAAAGGTCACGGGGCACtgaagcttgggttgaagaaCGGTTAGATCGAGCCCTTGCAAATTCCGCTTGGGTGAATCTTTTCCCGCAAGCGAAGGTTCTGTGTCTTGAAGCTTCGAGTTCAGATCACCTCCCTATCTTTTTGGATGTGTCTCCTGTGGTTTTGAGACGACGGTCTATGAAGTTTCGTTTTGAGAACTCATGGCTTAGAGATCCGGATTGTGCTAATATTGTTGAGAAGAGTTGGTCTATGGTGGGTGGGCTTCCTATTCTCAGTAAAATCTCGGCTTGCAGCTTAGATTTAGTTCGGTGGGGCTATCATTGTACTCGGGATTTCAAAGCTCAAATTAAGGAGTGTAAGGATAAAATGCATCAGCTTAGGGGCAAGCGTGATGCCGTTAGCTTGGCTGATTTTATTGAAGCTCGAGATAGATACAATGAGCTCTTGCATAGCCACGAAGTTTATTGGAAGCAGCGTTCGAAGACGTTTTGGCTTCGGGATGgggattcaaattcaaagtatTTCCATGCCATGGCCTCGTCAAGGAAGCGTAAGAATACCTTAATCAAGCTTCGCAATCAAGAGGGGCAATGGTGTACTAATCCTGCggatgtaaataatttaatttgtgagTATTTCACAACTTTATTTACTGCTGGGATTTGTTCCTATGATGATGTGCTTAATTGTGTGGaatctaaaattattgatGCACAAAATCAATCTCTTTTGGAACCTTTTACTGCTGAAGATGTTCAATCTGCCGTGTTTGATATGCACCCTGATAAATCCCCTGGTCCTGATGGAATGAACCCAGCATTTTACCAAAAGTTTTGGAATGTAGTGGGTACTGATATTACTGAGGCGTGTCTTAGGTTCATTCGGGATTGTTCTTTCCCTGAGGGTCTTAATGAGACTTCTATTGTCCTTATTCCTAAGAAGAAACAGATAGAATTTTTAACTGATGTTCGACCAATTTCCTTATGCAATGTCCTCTATAAAATTGTAGCCAAGATGCTTGCTAACCGTATGAAGATGGTTTTAGGATCGATAATTTCCGATTCTCAGAGTGCTTTTGTTCCAGGCAGAGCTATTGCTGATAATGTTTTAATCTCGGCTGAGATAATGCACTTTCTCAAACGGAAACGCCAAGGAAAAGAGGGGATTGCTGCATTAAAGATTGACATGTCCAAGGCTTATGATCGGATTGAGTGGGGGTTTCTTAAATCGATTTTACTGAAGTTGGGCTTTGATGTTGCTTGGGTGAATCTTATTATGCTCTGTGTCACTACAGTTACCTATAAGATTACCCGGGGAGAGTTGGAGCTAGGCCCTATCGTGCCAAGTCGAGGTCTTAGACAAGGAGATCCGCTATCGCCATATCTGTTTATCATCTGTGCAGAGGGGCTGAGTTTGCTGATAAATCACTATGAGAGGGCTGGGATGATCCATGGGGCTCGAGTTGCTAGAGGTGCTCCTTTGGTTTCTCACCTCTTTTTTGCTGATgactgttttcttttctttaaagctACTGTCCAGGAGGCTCATCTGGTAAAAAAGGTTTTGGCAACTTATGAAGCAGCTTCGGGGCAGCAAGTGAACTACAATAAATCCTCAATTTCTTTCAGTAGGAATGTGGCGGACGATACTGTTCATAATATATGTCAACAGCTTGGAGTTGTAGCTACTACAGACCATGGTACCTATCTTGGATTACCATCTTATGTTGGGCGCAAGAAGATAGACATTTTCCGATATATAAAGGATAAAGTTTGGCAGAGAATTCAAGGGTGGCATCAGAAACTCCTCTCTAGAGCTGGAAAGGAAATCTTAATTAAAACTGTGGCACAGGCCATACCTAATTATGCTATGCAAGTTTACCTCATCCCTCTCGACCTATGCCGGGAACTTGAAAGGATGCTGAATTCTTTTTGGTGGGGCAGTAAAAGATATGGTAGTGGTGGAATTAGGTGGATGCAGTGGGGCAGACTTTGTAAGCCCAAATCTTATGGTGGTATTGGGTTTAAACACATCCACAACTTTAATGTTGCTATGCTAGGGAGACAAGGCTGGAGGTTAATTACAAATCCATCTTCGCTGGTGGGCAGATTGTTTAAAGCACGGTATTATCCTAATGCAGACTTCACTCAAGCAAAGATGGGAAGTAACCCGAGTTTTGTATGGAGATCGATTTTGGCTGCTCAGAAGATTTTAATCCAAGGGAGTCGTGTCCAAGTTGGAAGTGGACAGAGCATTACTATTGGCTCGGTTCCTTGGTTGCCTGATCAGGAGAGTGGCTTTATTACAAATAATCTTCCAGCGACGTTAGCATCAGCTCCTGTGAGTAGTCTTATGATTCCTGATCACCGAATGTGGGATTATGACCTTGTAAAGGATGTGTTTAATAGAAGAGATCGAGACTGCATTCTCCAAATTCCTCTTAGCTCTCGGAGGGATTGTGATTCTTGGTATTGGTTCCCCGACGCAAAAGGAGTTTACACTGTTCGGAGTTGTTATAAGTGGATGGATATTATATCGGAACCGCCTGACAGTGGAGTTTGGAATAAGATTTGGAAGCTGGCTGTGCCAGCCAAAATCAAGAATTTTCTTTGGAGAGCTGCGGCAAATGTGGTTCCCACTGCTGATAACCTTCTCAGTCGTCGAGTTGAGGTACACCCTTATTGTTCTATCTGTAATGCATCTCTTGAGACAATTTATCATGTTTTAGTTGATTGTCCTTTTGCCAAACAATGCTGGATGGTTTCTTTGGTTGGTTCTGCTGgaaattttgttacttttgGAGCTTGGTTGGATGCTCTATTTACTCGGTGTAGTATTGAGGATAGTTGTATTGTTGCAATGGTTTGTTGGGGTCTTTGGCAAAATCGGAATACTAAAGTTTGGAGGCATGTAGTAGGCAGAGTGCCTCAAGTGCTCAATAAAGCTGGTCAAGACTTGTTCCAGTGGCAAAGGGCTCGTCAACTGAG encodes:
- the LOC127903653 gene encoding uncharacterized protein LOC127903653, with the protein product MANTSNTSESEMSNICARLQLDEEEEGGLIVAGEEIDDPGDIRLDSKFCLVGRFLTDKVVNFIAMKNTMASLWRPGRGVCIKDLSPTLFLFQFFHEIDVRRVLESGPWTFDQHILIIRRLGVYEQPQNIPLFHTYFWVQVYNLPLGFQSEKILQSIGNFIGEFLASDEHNLTGVWRNYMRLRVSIDVRKPLKRRMRLKRAGGEWLWVDFKYERLHNFCFICGILGHTDKNCPSIYETDATPVIKPYGPWMKAPNRRSSMNTGDRWLRSGVLEIDEVKFGNPSTSAVEMAVDLENGVNHGTACHGDLGKESAQVTMNSNILVTGCKSMRVDGIEEELIANHSMLVKETDVEYNSALILVDAKRRRSGGGPPINLNLEEHADTEIMEMSEHSKMDQWWALYSRPTDTNELFKLELPDKLESIKIRLGFEGLFVVDRKGRSGGLAMFWKNSFKVNLLKFGRNFIDFAVEDSERGNWRLTGFYGFPESFRRHDSWNLLWYLASTSSLPWVCLGDFNDLLNFLEKRGSHAHPQWKINGFRAALSDSGLIDLGMDGYQFTWERSRGTEAWVEERLDRALANSAWVNLFPQAKVLCLEASSSDHLPIFLDVSPVVLRRRSMKFRFENSWLRDPDCANIVEKSWSMVGGLPILSKISACSLDLVRWGYHCTRDFKAQIKECKDKMHQLRGKRDAVSLADFIEARDRYNELLHSHEVYWKQRSKTFWLRDGDSNSKYFHAMASSRKRKNTLIKLRNQEGQWCTNPADVNNLICEYFTTLFTAGICSYDDVLNCVESKIIDAQNQSLLEPFTAEDVQSAVFDMHPDKSPGPDGMNPAFYQKFWNVVGTDITEACLRFIRDCSFPEGLNETSIVLIPKKKQIEFLTDVRPISLCNVLYKIVAKMLANRMKMVLGSIISDSQSAFVPGRAIADNVLISAEIMHFLKRKRQGKEGIAALKIDMSKAYDRIEWGFLKSILLKLGFDVAWVNLIMLCVTTVTYKITRGELELGPIVPSRGLRQGDPLSPYLFIICAEGLSLLINHYERAGMIHGARVARGAPLVSHLFFADDCFLFFKATVQEAHLVKKVLATYEAASGQQVNYNKSSISFSRNVADDTVHNICQQLGVVATTDHGTYLGLPSYVGRKKIDIFRYIKDKVWQRIQGWHQKLLSRAGKEILIKTVAQAIPNYAMQVYLIPLDLCRELERMLNSFWWGSKRYGSGGIRWMQWGRLCKPKSYGGIGFKHIHNFNVAMLGRQGWRLITNPSSLVGRLFKARYYPNADFTQAKMGSNPSFVWRSILAAQKILIQGSRVQVGSGQSITIGSVPWLPDQESGFITNNLPATLASAPVSSLMIPDHRMWDYDLVKDVFNRRDRDCILQIPLSSRRDCDSWYWFPDAKGVYTVRSCYKWMDIISEPPDSGVWNKIWKLAVPAKIKNFLWRAAANVVPTADNLLSRRVEVHPYCSICNASLETIYHVLVDCPFAKQCWMVSLVGSAGNFVTFGAWLDALFTRCSIEDSCIVAMVCWGLWQNRNTKVWRHVVGRVPQVLNKAGQDLFQWQRARQLSHFTQMPADLTLGSFCWKRPRV